One part of the Spirochaetota bacterium genome encodes these proteins:
- a CDS encoding ATP-binding protein, producing the protein MIYKNRQLEYLLKEASTTFPALLLTGPRQSGKTTLLKNLFSDKAKFISLDEADIRLWALEDPRDFIQNNMPPIIIDEIQYAPHLLTYIKRRIDDDRSPGQWFLTGSSQFTLMKNVSESLAGRTAVFHLLPFSHSEIHGRIYPTWDEWFTSITHNIPCDEDLGNVLLRGTYPELVCNPTINRRIWYNSYIQTYIERDLSLVYNIGDINTFTKMLMLLAARTGTILNLSSLASDLGVSVPTVKRWISVLESSFIIYLLKPYYANIGKRLIKSAKIYFLDTGLAVHLTGIRDREALMRGPLSGQIFETFVVSEFVKSFYHHGERPELSFINNKNIWEVDLLIERNMKMVPVEIKLSATITENHMKNFKLLRNVLHGLDDSNYLICNRKEYIHMKGTNISYWGSL; encoded by the coding sequence ATGATATATAAAAATCGTCAGCTGGAATACCTACTAAAAGAGGCAAGTACCACGTTTCCTGCATTACTCCTTACAGGACCACGACAATCAGGCAAAACTACATTACTTAAAAATTTATTTTCGGACAAAGCAAAATTTATATCATTAGATGAAGCCGACATACGTTTATGGGCACTTGAAGATCCCCGCGATTTTATTCAAAATAATATGCCACCAATAATCATTGATGAAATTCAATATGCCCCCCATTTGCTTACTTATATAAAACGCAGAATTGATGATGACCGATCCCCTGGACAGTGGTTTTTAACCGGTTCCAGTCAATTCACACTGATGAAGAATGTTTCAGAATCATTAGCTGGTAGAACTGCTGTTTTCCATCTACTCCCGTTTTCACATTCAGAAATACATGGCAGGATTTATCCCACTTGGGATGAGTGGTTTACGTCAATTACACATAATATTCCCTGTGATGAAGATTTAGGCAATGTTTTGCTCAGGGGAACATATCCTGAGCTTGTATGCAATCCTACTATAAACCGCAGAATATGGTATAATTCATATATACAGACATATATAGAAAGAGATTTATCACTGGTTTATAATATTGGAGATATTAATACTTTTACGAAAATGCTTATGCTTCTTGCAGCAAGAACAGGAACAATCCTTAATTTGTCATCATTAGCCAGCGATTTAGGAGTATCAGTACCCACAGTGAAGCGGTGGATATCAGTGCTGGAATCCAGTTTTATAATATACCTGCTAAAACCATATTATGCTAATATAGGAAAAAGGCTTATTAAGTCCGCAAAAATATATTTTCTTGATACGGGACTTGCTGTACATTTAACTGGAATACGGGATAGGGAAGCGCTGATGAGGGGTCCACTATCAGGCCAGATATTTGAAACGTTTGTTGTTTCTGAATTTGTTAAAAGTTTTTACCATCATGGTGAAAGGCCAGAACTATCGTTTATTAATAACAAAAATATATGGGAAGTAGATCTTCTTATAGAGCGTAACATGAAAATGGTACCTGTGGAAATTAAACTTTCAGCAACCATTACTGAAAACCATATGAAGAATTTTAAGCTGCTGCGCAATGTATTGCACGGTCTTGATGACAGTAACTATCTCATATGTAACAGGAAAGAATATATCCATATGAAGGGTACTAATATATCGTATTGGGGATCATTGTAG
- a CDS encoding polyprenyl synthetase family protein produces MSKKNEYMSFADFSRTYVPIINEYIYTFYSSKELSAHNPDIMLAYSLLKEYCTRDGKRIRPLLLLLSYLGYGGDSLDIQSVIPVAASLECMHAFLLIQDDIIDGAIMRRGKPAFHKVCDSSFNTYNEHIGSWVAIVLADVLMSNAVEMISGLNAACMSSFLREFAVIYERTALGQMLDIIWSNPIRMDDDIPHTIASMKTAHYTVSGPLRLGYILAGGSNNDEMQKLEIAGYAAGFAFQMRDDIIGVFGSEEDSGKSAISDIEEGKYTVLVQKTLQLLPDNTVKEQFMTMFKKKQKSKEDIQSIKEYIQKSGATEHVKQLIFQHVNNAKEIIPQLQCDLSMKHCLMDFIESLFQ; encoded by the coding sequence ATGTCAAAAAAAAATGAATACATGTCATTTGCTGACTTCTCACGCACCTATGTACCTATCATCAATGAGTACATATATACGTTTTACTCTTCTAAGGAACTATCGGCGCATAATCCCGATATAATGCTGGCTTACAGCCTTCTTAAAGAATATTGTACTCGTGATGGCAAGCGCATACGCCCCCTTTTGTTACTTTTGTCATACTTGGGTTACGGTGGGGATAGCCTGGACATTCAATCAGTAATTCCGGTGGCAGCCTCCCTTGAGTGCATGCATGCATTTTTATTAATTCAGGATGACATCATTGATGGAGCCATAATGCGCCGTGGCAAACCAGCATTTCATAAAGTGTGCGATAGTTCTTTTAATACGTATAACGAACATATTGGCTCATGGGTGGCAATAGTTCTGGCTGATGTACTCATGAGCAATGCAGTGGAGATGATTTCAGGATTAAACGCTGCGTGTATGTCTTCATTTTTACGTGAGTTTGCGGTGATATATGAACGAACAGCGCTGGGACAGATGCTTGATATTATATGGTCTAATCCAATACGCATGGATGATGATATACCGCACACAATTGCCTCAATGAAAACAGCACATTATACAGTGTCAGGGCCACTTAGGTTAGGATACATTCTTGCTGGTGGCAGCAACAATGATGAAATGCAAAAATTGGAGATTGCCGGATATGCAGCAGGCTTTGCATTTCAGATGCGTGACGATATTATTGGTGTATTTGGTAGTGAAGAGGATAGTGGTAAATCAGCAATTTCGGATATTGAAGAAGGTAAGTATACCGTACTGGTGCAAAAGACCTTACAACTTTTGCCGGATAATACCGTTAAAGAGCAGTTTATGACCATGTTTAAAAAGAAGCAAAAAAGTAAAGAGGATATACAGTCCATTAAAGAATATATACAGAAAAGTGGTGCAACAGAACACGTCAAGCAGCTTATTTTCCAGCATGTTAACAATGCTAAAGAAATCATACCACAGTTACAGTGTGACCTTTCCATGAAGCATTGCTTGATGGATTTTATTGAAAGCTTATTTCAATAA
- the hisF gene encoding imidazole glycerol phosphate synthase subunit HisF, protein MLAKRIIPCLDVKDGRVVKGVNFVNLQDAGDPVHNGMFYDQEGADELVFLDITASSDRRAIILKMVKDVAETVNIPFTVGGGIRTVDDVRMILENGADKVSINTQAVQQPELITECAQRFGSQCIVVAIDAKRNNGGWNVYLHGGRTKTDIDAIQWAKQVEDLGAGEILLTSMDRDGTRLGYDLELTQKVAESVTIPVIASGGVGTLEHLYEGFAIGKADAVLAASIFHYREYSIKQAKDYLARRGIPVRPV, encoded by the coding sequence ATGTTAGCCAAACGAATTATCCCCTGCCTGGACGTCAAAGATGGGCGTGTAGTTAAAGGCGTAAATTTTGTTAATCTACAAGATGCAGGTGATCCTGTTCATAACGGCATGTTTTATGACCAGGAAGGAGCTGATGAACTGGTATTCCTTGACATTACCGCTTCAAGCGACAGGCGTGCCATTATATTAAAGATGGTAAAGGATGTTGCTGAAACGGTGAATATCCCTTTTACCGTTGGTGGTGGCATCAGAACTGTTGATGACGTCAGAATGATTTTGGAAAATGGTGCTGATAAGGTGTCTATCAACACACAGGCAGTACAACAACCAGAATTAATCACTGAATGTGCACAGCGTTTTGGTTCACAATGTATAGTGGTTGCAATTGATGCAAAACGAAACAATGGCGGATGGAACGTATACCTTCATGGGGGAAGAACTAAAACCGATATTGATGCTATACAATGGGCTAAACAGGTTGAAGACTTAGGAGCAGGCGAAATTTTGCTTACCAGTATGGACCGCGATGGAACCAGGCTTGGCTATGATTTGGAACTTACACAAAAAGTTGCCGAATCAGTTACCATTCCTGTGATAGCCTCTGGCGGTGTTGGTACGCTTGAACATTTATATGAGGGATTTGCAATTGGAAAGGCTGATGCTGTGTTAGCGGCCTCAATATTTCACTATAGAGAATATAGCATTAAACAGGCAAAAGATTATCTGGCCAGGCGTGGCATTCCCGTACGACCAGTGTAA
- a CDS encoding response regulator translates to MKSPHDFPAINPKKPDGIKPNGIPYKVMVVEDKEFHRKQIIQILESEGYEVIAAATNGAEALKLYDSLAADLDLITTDLDMPKLDGYALMYELSQKKPKAKIVFISDETTKGVLADLLKMGAADFILKPIQRGTILERVKAALQKK, encoded by the coding sequence ATGAAAAGTCCACATGATTTTCCGGCAATTAATCCAAAAAAACCTGATGGTATAAAGCCTAATGGTATACCATATAAGGTGATGGTAGTTGAAGATAAAGAATTTCATCGTAAGCAAATAATTCAGATTTTAGAATCGGAAGGGTATGAGGTTATAGCTGCTGCCACTAATGGTGCAGAAGCATTAAAATTGTATGATTCACTTGCTGCTGACCTTGACCTTATTACAACCGATCTTGATATGCCAAAGTTAGATGGGTATGCTTTAATGTATGAGTTGAGCCAGAAGAAACCCAAGGCAAAAATTGTATTTATCAGTGATGAAACCACAAAAGGTGTTCTTGCTGATTTATTGAAAATGGGTGCTGCTGATTTTATATTGAAGCCAATCCAGAGGGGAACTATTCTGGAACGTGTTAAGGCAGCGTTGCAAAAAAAATAA
- a CDS encoding DUF362 domain-containing protein, whose protein sequence is MAKVYFIDMHMSSRENISSKIKKLFYKLEVNSIINEKDFVAIKTHFGEYGNIAYLPPAIIRAFVDCVKDLKANPFVTDANTLYRGSRSNAIDHLKNAEMNGFSIFSCGAPVIIADGLRGNDFKEIPASGKWYSSVKVASAIHDADAMIVVSHVKGHELYGFGGAIKNIAMGCAPPSMKQSLHSDLKPKVKQALCTSCGACIKRCPAFAISFDDNKKAFIDSNKCFGCGECTVICIYNAIPVVWKTDATALFERTAEYVNAFMQLKKNKIAFFNFIMNVSPECDCCYWNDTPIVPNIGILASTDPIAIDRASVDLINKAMPLPGSRISGKDESKDNITALYPVQWKYLFTYAASLGAGDEEYELIEI, encoded by the coding sequence ATGGCAAAAGTATATTTTATTGATATGCATATGAGTAGCCGCGAAAATATTAGTAGCAAAATTAAAAAATTGTTCTATAAACTGGAAGTTAACTCAATTATTAATGAAAAAGATTTTGTGGCAATAAAAACCCATTTTGGTGAATATGGTAATATTGCATATTTGCCACCTGCCATCATACGTGCTTTTGTAGATTGCGTTAAAGATTTAAAGGCAAATCCTTTTGTTACAGATGCCAATACATTATATCGCGGTTCACGGAGCAATGCAATAGATCATCTGAAAAATGCCGAGATGAACGGTTTTTCTATATTTTCCTGTGGGGCACCTGTTATCATTGCCGATGGTTTGCGTGGTAACGATTTTAAGGAAATACCCGCTTCCGGCAAATGGTATTCAAGTGTCAAAGTGGCCTCTGCTATTCATGATGCTGATGCTATGATAGTGGTAAGCCATGTAAAAGGACATGAATTGTATGGTTTTGGCGGTGCAATAAAAAATATAGCCATGGGATGTGCACCACCTTCCATGAAACAGTCATTGCATTCGGATTTAAAACCTAAGGTTAAACAGGCTTTATGCACATCCTGTGGAGCATGCATCAAGAGATGCCCTGCATTTGCTATTTCATTTGATGATAATAAAAAAGCATTTATTGACAGTAATAAATGTTTTGGGTGTGGTGAATGTACGGTTATCTGTATTTATAATGCAATCCCGGTAGTGTGGAAAACAGATGCAACTGCTTTATTTGAACGTACAGCAGAGTATGTAAACGCATTTATGCAACTAAAGAAAAATAAGATTGCATTTTTCAATTTTATTATGAATGTGTCTCCTGAATGTGATTGTTGTTACTGGAATGATACTCCTATTGTTCCAAATATTGGTATTCTGGCTTCAACTGATCCCATTGCTATTGACAGGGCGTCAGTAGACCTTATAAATAAGGCAATGCCATTGCCAGGTTCCCGTATATCTGGTAAGGATGAATCAAAGGATAATATTACAGCACTTTACCCGGTGCAGTGGAAATATCTTTTTACCTATGCAGCATCCCTTGGTGCTGGTGATGAGGAATATGAATTGATTGAAATTTAG
- a CDS encoding HDOD domain-containing protein, translating to MEGLQQKAQYFCKPANYKEALKMGQDVYIQFSLLTPEVESIIIRMLSVYLAQLDLLYLKDMFINIIKELVNNAIKANAKRLYFKQKNLDINKTEDYRTGMETFKEDVFVENPEFLEQLGQSNFIVRVFFSITGDTHKIHVINNVPIITEEMNKINARVKKAYSYSDISDAFDDILDDSEGAGLGLIIALMLMKNAGFPPEAFAISTNGKVTSASINIDESFRNMDLKVKMAQEIINEVESLPSFPQNILEIQRLCANPESTIKAIADSIKRDPGLVTAILKLANSAGYITSKRVETIEEAVKIIGTKGINTLLVASGVQKILDSRYKKFETIWNNSYKTAFYAQFIAMKYRKERLSEFAYLASLLADIGLMVLLSIKPDDIQKIRDIVGLKQLENISLLEEISLGVSHSTLGSMICQKWKFNDALVKAIEFHHRPHLSPPQYRDLINIVYLAYVFSSIESKNFRFEIADEDCLDYFKLNNKHDFEQLHELTKAKYEEYIKTNQQITQ from the coding sequence TTGGAAGGATTGCAACAAAAAGCTCAATATTTTTGTAAGCCCGCTAACTACAAAGAAGCTCTTAAAATGGGGCAGGATGTTTATATCCAATTTTCGCTTTTAACACCTGAAGTAGAATCTATTATCATACGTATGCTCAGTGTTTACCTTGCTCAGCTTGACCTTCTTTATTTAAAAGACATGTTTATTAATATTATTAAGGAATTAGTTAATAATGCAATCAAAGCAAATGCAAAAAGGCTTTATTTTAAACAAAAAAATTTGGATATAAACAAAACTGAAGACTATCGTACAGGTATGGAAACATTCAAGGAGGATGTCTTTGTTGAAAACCCTGAATTTCTTGAACAGTTAGGACAATCAAATTTTATAGTAAGAGTCTTTTTTTCAATTACTGGCGACACTCACAAAATTCATGTAATAAATAACGTTCCCATTATCACCGAAGAAATGAATAAAATAAATGCACGTGTAAAAAAAGCTTACAGCTATTCAGATATTTCAGATGCTTTTGATGATATCCTGGATGATTCTGAAGGTGCAGGGCTTGGTTTAATTATTGCACTTATGCTTATGAAGAATGCAGGTTTTCCACCTGAGGCTTTTGCCATATCAACCAATGGCAAAGTTACCAGCGCCTCTATAAATATCGATGAAAGCTTCCGGAATATGGACCTGAAAGTAAAGATGGCACAGGAAATAATCAACGAAGTTGAATCTTTGCCATCATTCCCTCAAAATATTCTTGAAATACAAAGGTTATGTGCAAACCCGGAATCAACAATTAAAGCAATAGCAGATAGCATCAAACGTGACCCCGGGCTTGTAACTGCAATATTGAAATTAGCCAATTCTGCAGGGTATATTACATCAAAGCGGGTAGAAACAATTGAAGAAGCAGTTAAAATTATAGGTACTAAAGGGATAAATACTCTTCTTGTTGCAAGTGGTGTACAAAAAATACTGGATTCGCGTTACAAGAAGTTTGAGACAATTTGGAACAATTCATATAAAACAGCTTTTTATGCACAATTCATAGCAATGAAATATCGTAAGGAAAGGTTATCCGAATTTGCCTACCTGGCATCCTTATTGGCTGACATAGGCCTTATGGTACTTCTTTCCATTAAACCCGATGACATTCAGAAAATCCGTGATATAGTTGGTTTAAAACAACTGGAAAACATCTCATTGCTTGAGGAAATTTCTTTGGGAGTTAGCCATAGTACACTGGGAAGCATGATATGTCAGAAATGGAAATTTAACGATGCATTAGTCAAAGCAATAGAATTTCACCACAGGCCTCATTTATCCCCACCTCAATACCGGGATTTAATCAATATTGTTTATCTAGCATATGTTTTCAGCAGTATTGAATCCAAGAATTTCAGATTTGAAATTGCCGATGAAGACTGTCTTGACTATTTTAAGCTGAATAATAAACATGACTTTGAACAGCTACATGAATTGACAAAAGCTAAATACGAAGAGTATATTAAAACAAATCAACAGATTACACAATAA
- the glyQ gene encoding glycine--tRNA ligase subunit alpha, which yields MYFQDLIANLNSYWAKQGCIIAQGYDLEVGAGTFNPATFLRVLGPEPWNVAYVEPSRRPTDGRYGDNPNRLQHYYQYQVIMKPSPLNIQELYLDSLRNLGIKLEEHDVRFVEDDWESPTLGASGLGWEVWLDGMEITQFTYFQQCGSVELDPIPVEITYGLERICMYIQGVESVFDIQWNETLTYRDVHHRSEFEFSHYNFNIADIELHFTLFDLYEKECLKILDYEPVQVVLPAYDYVLKCSHVFNILDARGAISVTERVGYIARVRNLARRCAERYIAIRESMGYPLCKYAQSEKV from the coding sequence ATGTATTTTCAGGATCTTATTGCTAATCTTAATAGCTATTGGGCAAAACAGGGATGTATAATTGCACAAGGATATGATCTGGAAGTTGGTGCAGGCACATTTAATCCTGCAACGTTTCTGCGTGTGTTGGGGCCCGAACCATGGAATGTTGCATATGTTGAACCATCACGACGACCAACTGATGGACGGTATGGCGATAATCCTAACAGATTGCAACATTATTATCAATATCAGGTAATTATGAAGCCTTCCCCACTAAACATCCAGGAACTGTATCTTGATTCATTGCGTAATTTAGGAATTAAACTGGAAGAGCATGATGTACGTTTTGTTGAGGATGATTGGGAATCACCAACTCTGGGAGCTTCGGGATTAGGTTGGGAAGTATGGCTTGATGGTATGGAAATCACACAATTTACCTATTTTCAGCAATGTGGTAGCGTTGAATTAGACCCAATACCTGTGGAAATTACCTATGGCCTCGAACGCATTTGTATGTATATCCAGGGTGTTGAAAGCGTATTTGATATACAATGGAATGAAACATTAACATATCGTGATGTACATCATCGGAGTGAATTTGAATTTTCACATTACAATTTCAATATAGCTGACATTGAATTACATTTTACACTATTTGACCTTTATGAAAAAGAGTGCTTGAAGATACTGGATTATGAACCAGTTCAGGTGGTATTGCCCGCATATGATTATGTATTAAAATGTTCCCATGTTTTTAATATCTTAGATGCACGTGGTGCCATTTCAGTAACTGAGCGTGTTGGCTATATTGCCCGCGTCAGGAATTTAGCACGCCGTTGTGCTGAGAGGTATATTGCAATTCGTGAATCAATGGGCTATCCACTTTGTAAATATGCTCAATCCGAGAAAGTTTGA
- a CDS encoding bifunctional oligoribonuclease/PAP phosphatase NrnA has translation MDYFANLKKYLNTYDNFIISTHESPDPDGLGAEIAFKELLLKIGKKAIIINSDPTPSKFSFIDPNNEIIIFNENMKIDDINNYAVFVLDTNDFDNIGKAYHYIKDSIRDVFIIDHHEGGTDKIKSNFIKVEASSTSEIIGNILQHFGVIPSFKAAQALYAGIIFDTGCFKYPKTSPITFVLAAQLVTLGVKPYEIYQQIYENNSLEVFRLRALMLSTMEVHFGGKLILMKLTPEMIQETNAPFSEGEVNINLPLSIQGVVASVLIKQDIGGPVKVSMRTKGDLDVAEIAIANGGGGHKNAAGFKSLYDFETTRLKVLDEMSRFFK, from the coding sequence ATGGATTACTTTGCTAATCTTAAAAAATATCTCAATACCTATGACAATTTTATTATTTCCACTCATGAAAGTCCTGACCCTGATGGACTTGGCGCAGAAATTGCCTTTAAAGAACTATTGCTAAAAATTGGGAAGAAGGCAATAATTATAAATTCTGACCCAACCCCATCAAAATTCAGTTTCATAGATCCCAATAATGAAATAATAATATTTAATGAAAACATGAAAATTGATGATATAAATAATTATGCAGTTTTTGTTCTGGATACAAATGACTTCGATAATATTGGGAAAGCATATCATTATATCAAAGATTCTATACGCGATGTATTTATTATTGACCACCACGAAGGGGGAACGGATAAAATTAAATCAAACTTCATTAAAGTAGAAGCATCATCAACATCAGAAATAATTGGCAACATTTTACAGCATTTTGGAGTAATCCCATCATTTAAAGCTGCACAGGCTCTTTATGCCGGAATAATTTTTGACACCGGCTGTTTCAAGTACCCTAAAACCTCACCTATAACATTTGTATTAGCTGCACAATTAGTAACCCTGGGTGTAAAGCCATATGAAATATATCAGCAGATTTATGAAAATAATTCACTGGAAGTATTTAGATTGAGAGCACTGATGCTTTCCACAATGGAAGTCCATTTTGGTGGGAAACTCATACTGATGAAGCTAACCCCTGAAATGATACAAGAAACCAATGCGCCATTTTCCGAAGGTGAAGTTAATATCAATTTGCCGTTATCAATTCAGGGTGTTGTGGCAAGTGTTCTGATAAAACAGGACATTGGTGGTCCTGTCAAAGTCAGCATGCGCACAAAAGGCGATTTGGATGTTGCAGAAATTGCTATTGCAAATGGTGGTGGAGGACATAAAAATGCTGCAGGCTTTAAATCATTATATGATTTTGAAACCACACGATTAAAGGTATTAGACGAAATGTCACGTTTTTTTAAATAA